The genomic segment CCGCCCCGCGCCGGGGCTGCTATCTGCCGTTAGGACTGTGCTGTCCGGCTGACTGGAGGCGTCTCCGCTCGTCTGGTTACTCCCCGCGGCTCCGTGCTCCTCGGGCTTGCTCCCTTCGGTGACGACGCTGGCCGAGGAGCTCCCCGGCTTCACCTTCTCCGCCGAGTTGGCTTTGGGCGGAGATTCAGAGCTGACCGCGGCCTCAGCCCTGTCCGGGACTCTCACGTCTTTGCCCTCCGTCTCTGCCAGAGCCTGGTTGAAGTTGAAGGCTTGGATGAGGCGAATCAGGTGTTTGACTTTGTCCAGGGAGAGCTGCATCTCCTTCTGGCGGGCCAGGATGGTGTTTTTGGTCTCCATGCATTTCTGAAAAAGCGAAAACAGGCTTTACTTTCATCTCCTCAAATAAAGAGTGCAGTGACAGTTTACAGAAGCTGAAGTTGGCGGCAGGCATTAAACTGTACCAACATTAAAAATCCCTGTGACTGACAGCCGCAAGGACGAGCGTCTGTCCTGGAACTGTGCTCGTTTACGGCACACAGTCCTGCTCGTCACTACTGCTACTGGAATTTTACGTGAAGCCGGAGAATAGCTCTAAAACAATACAGTTACAGTATGACGAGCTGCAGAATTCAGGTTTCACTGTCCTGTTCTTGTTTTTATCGCTTACCTACCCGACTCAGCGTCCCTGAGGCAGATTGCTCAGGACCTGACAGGTAATTATACAACCTTCCTCTCACACTGCAGTATCGCGGCGCTTTATCCAACATCCAAACAAAAAATGGCCGTTAGAGCAGCTGACAGTCTTCCCCCTGCTGAGCCAGCTCACAGCCAGAACTTTTAATAACTTTAGCGCTGCGCAGATTATGAACGAAGGACTGGAGACTGGACCGAGGCATAAACGCGTGCGCTGAGCTCACTGTTATGGAGTTGCTGAGCTGCTTGACTCTCTGTTCCAGCTGCTCTCGCTCCAGTTTCAGCTCCGAGCTCCACTTCATCAGCTTCTGCTTCTCCTCTTCTTTAGCTGCAAGAGAAAAACGGGAGAGTTGGTCAGAGTTCACCAGTCCCGGCAGACGCAAGACGCAAGAAGAGCAAAAGCTGCCGTCACCTTCTTTGTAAGCAATGTAGGAATGAACGATAGCCAGGGTGCCGGGCCAGGGAATGGCTTCTTCTTTCTTCAGGATCTGGAGAGAGAAGCTGGGAGTTTTCACAGAGGCGGAAGCTCGGAAAACAGTTCAGGAAGACAAATTTAGCCGCCACCCTGCGGTGGGGCCGAAACGGGGACGAGCAATGGGGTGGATGGATGTGAGATGCAGATCTTTACACAATGAATGAGACAGAAGCACAAAAGAACAATACTGTATCACGTTTCTGCTTACAAAGGATCGAACAGTCCTAAAGTTCAGGCCGGCGGACTGCAGTACCCCCTTCCCCCTGACTCAGGATCAGTCTGCTGTGGTTACCTGATCTTGGCATTTTGGACAGATCCACATGCCTTTAGGAATGGTTTTCAGGGGTGGATCCAGGCAGTCCAGGTGATAAACACGAGAACACGTGTCGCACATGAGCAACTGGCCACTGCGTCTGCACACAGTGCAGAAGTCCTCATGGATGTCTCCCTGTGAGGAAGAATTGGACCAATCAGTTTCCCCACCAACCATCAGCAGAGAGGCAAGGTGGGGGCGCCGTGATCTGGTTTAGTTTACAGTCTGGGCTTGTTCTAATGACATGGTGTGTTGTGTTAATCGACTGAGCCCACACAGAGGAGTTAGAATGTGCTCTGCAGTAGAGTTATCAATGACGCTACAGGACTCTGTTCACTTTGTAAGGCTGACTCAAAGTAAAATCAAGTGATGAGTGCGGATGAGTGTCATGGAGACGACAAACTAATGGAGGAGTGCAAATGGTGACAGAGCTACTGGGCCAAAAGGACTGTGTGTGACGGGGCATCCAACCCTCTGAGCTGTCCGTCTCCCCCATCGTTACTTACATCCCCAGAGCTGGGGCTGGGCAGGGGGAGGGGATGGACGGGGCTGGAGGGGGAGGTCGGGGTGAGGCTGACCAGGTCCGGGACGCTGCTGTATTTGGGTGGACGACCTGGGTGAAATGAGACAGACGACAAAGacggaaaacaaagaaaaaaagaaagatggagaggggggagaaaacaaaaacaaacagtctgTATGACATACCTTGGAAAGGGAGTCTTCGTTGGCTAGCATGAGTCAGggtgagagaggaagaggaggaagaggaggagtcagaagcacagacagcagggtTAGTGCTCCGAGCGAGCTGACGCCAAGCTCTAGTACAAAGCTGCCCGTGGACTGTCAGAAGTCAACACCCCAGTGGCCGACCTCACGTTCCCACTCGCCTTTTTGTCTTTCGACAGGTTCAAACGGAGCGGCTCAGACTGTCGCCGCTTAAAAGTCATAAAACAGCTTAATATGGTTATGAGACGCGTGGACCCGACGGGCATGCCATGGGTTGGGCGCTCAGTTGGGTCGACCTGCAAGCTCGTTACTGGCTTAACAGAGACCCGAAGTTAAAAGACAAACAGGCAGAAATGAATAAGAGAGCGGCTGCGGCGAGGTGGAAACCTGAGGTCAGCGTTTGAAGGGCGAAGGAACAGTCGAACATCAGCGCGGACACTGACGCAGACTTCCTCCACCTCTTTCGGGACGTGTTAAAATCTGACACCACGAGCTGCGCGTGAGGTTAGCATCTAGCGTTATCACGTCTGCAGCTCGACAGTCGGAAAGTGTGATGTTATCGAATCAGAAACACCGTTAGTCGTGTTACCAGTGGCGTGGCTCCGCTACCAGCAAACAAACATCATGGGCGTTAACTGGGAGTCAGGGTGTTCCTACAattcccagaatgcatttcagcTCTTCCCAGAGAAAACAGAGGGTCTAACCGGATTCATCCCCCTTCATCGGAGGCTCCACAGCCCTGATCACCAACCTCGGCATCGTTTCAGAGGGtacatctgtgtctgtgtttagtcTGTGAATGAAACCTGACATCATCGCACTAAATGACACAACATGCGGGCAACATTTCAGCCCGTGAAGCTTCAGAGCCTCGAGGACAAACGAGCATGAATCCGGCTTAGACGGAAACCCGACTGAAGCGACAGAGACAGGAAGCAGAAGCAGGAGAAGAGTTTCACAGCACGTTATTAGCACAGAGCATCAGATCAGACACTAATCTACCGTTTCTACTCTCCTTCCACtcaatgaaacacacacacacagacacgctcTTCTCTGCCACGACTCTCAGCTGATTATTGTCTCTACTGTAGCTCTGCCTGATTCTATTGTCATGCATCGTTCAGTCTCTACTGGTTTCTACTGTCATTTCTACCATCTTTGGCCTGTATTTCATACGGACCTCTCTTCCTGGTCCCCTGGTGCAGAGGGCTGTTCAGGTAACTCACTGCACTCTTTTTCCTctgaaacaaaagagaaaaatgtcattaacaCTGAAGTCACTCAGCAGGTAAAATATCGACGACAACTACTTTAATCAACCTTCGAGCTTATTTAAAAACAGGTTcggttttattattttttaattttttactgCAGAAAAATGACCCAAACTCGTAAACACGTCATCGTACTTTGCTTGACTTTAAATTCACAAACGGGAGTCTGGGACGTACCTCGGGTTCAAACACGGCACCGCTGTACACCGGGTTGGCTGTCGTTCTCCTCTTACGCTCCTGTCTTTTGCTCTGAATTtctgcaaataaaaacacatcagcGTTTCCTGCATAAGTTTGCTCACGTAGCAGCTTCACGACACCGAGACTGAAACCATCGCTCACCTTCCAGGTGGTCGTGTGTTACCAGGCCTAAGGACACCATGAAGGCCAGTTTCTAAAGGAGACACAGCAGGTGAATCATCACGCTGGCAGGTTtggtacaacaacaacaaagtcgTGCGGTGCACAAGCGGCACCAGCAAAACGTGCTCCAAGCATCAAAGTAAAAGTCTGCAGGAGAACATCCTGACACAAAAATccatctttttaaaatgatacattttcaaATGAGATGCAGAATGTAAGTATTTTATATCGATGTAGTAAAGCAGCTCCTCTTGCCGTACTTTCTTGAGCCACGCCTCTTTTCTCCATCTCAAACCCCACCCAGGCACACAATGAAGCCCCACCCACTCTGTCCCTGTGGCCggtcttccttctctcttcccaaccaatcacagcagatggccccgcccctccatgagcctggttctgccggaggtttcttcctgttaaaagggagtttttccttcccactgtcgccatctgtttgctcatagggggtcacatGATTGGTGGGTTTCTCTGGGTTATTTTAGGGTCTTATAATATaaacaccttgaggcgactgctgtataaataaaactgagggaGTTTTGGTAAACAGCtttttctgggtttttggaTCATTGGGAAAATCGTGCACCTTTATCTCCTTTCATGACATCAGCCTGTGTGTAAGTTTGAACTAGAACATAATAACAACACGttttaataacaataacatcTACTTTAAGATTAACAACTAGAATTTGCAGGTGAAACGTGTGACAACAGAAAAGGTTCAATGATTTATGCTAGAAAATACATGACTTATGTGTCCCTCTGTGGGTCATACCTCTGGgttctcctctttcttggggGGCCTGGGAGGAGGAGACACAGGAGGggttgaggaagaggaggaggacgggAGGCTGACAACGGCGTGctgctctgttcctcctggttTAACAGTCTGCTGAGAGAAGATTAGACGAAGACGGCGAGCTTCAGTCACAGAAGAGCGACGACACTGGGGAGAACATTCctttatattttcattatttttattttctgtttttcattgaAGAAGCAAAGCCCTCCACACGGCCTCCTTCAATAACACGGACCAATGCGACACAGCGCCATCGTTCAAAGGCCCGAGGGTCAAACAGGCGTCCAGACTCCAGTGAGAACCCATCAGCTGCAAACACGGGACCTTCAGTGGGTGTGACAGTAAGACACGAGCAGACGACGCCCTGCACGCAGCTCTGCAGCGCTGACTAATCATCAATTCTAACACTGATTAGTCTGACAGCGAGACCCAAACAAGCTGTGAGCGTCCAGCTGCCCGATGCTCCAGCTGGAGAGCATGTACGTTTCATCTGATCGCTGCTGTCGGGAACGGGGCGCTGTCCACGCTGCTGCCACTGAGGCGGACTGCGATTTAACCATCACAGCAGCAGATTTTAAATATGTGGGCCAGATCCACGAGTAAAAGTAGATTCTTAGTGAGGTTCTCCTCATCTATACAGACACCAGCTTTATAAATCACTTCAGTCCTTTTAGAGGGAAAAACAGACCCTGCTGAAGTCTGAGAGGCATGTTTGTATCAGCGCTGTAGTTACCTGAATCACCACAGGGGGGTGCTAGACTGGCACACAACCCTAACCTGTAAATGAACTAAAACTGATATCAAACCTTTCAGTGCTGGACACTGAGAGCTTTTACAGCGTGTCGGAGGAGCAGCGACACACGAGCGCCACCTTTAAATATTTAAGGTCA from the Oreochromis niloticus isolate F11D_XX linkage group LG7, O_niloticus_UMD_NMBU, whole genome shotgun sequence genome contains:
- the phf21ab gene encoding LOW QUALITY PROTEIN: PHD finger protein 21A (The sequence of the model RefSeq protein was modified relative to this genomic sequence to represent the inferred CDS: deleted 2 bases in 1 codon), which encodes MLQLDGFPTGDGVQADRSAGRLTGSMMELQTLQEALKVEIQIHQKLVAQMKQDPQNADLKKQLHELQAKITALSEKQKKVVEQLRKELLVKQEPEAKLQLQVQTPPAGGDIKPANPLQSQQIPGALQQTLTVTPVLTTKTLVLKAAPGTVLPQRPPTVAMVTTAITKPDSQNAPINLQVAGKLTNQSSEPMRLVSKNAMVVQAAAAAQPIKVPQFVPPPRLTPRPAFQPQVRPKLATPTNVPIAPAPPPPMMAPQLLQRPVMLATKLSSSLSSSAPIHQVRIVNGQPCSKTGAAPLTGIVITTPVSAAPTRLASPAQVPVPTPVPTQTPVQPIQISSLTNEPKQTVKPGGTEQHAVVSLPSSSSSSTPPVSPPPRPPKKEENPEKLAFMVSLGLVTHDHLEEIQSKRQERKRRTTANPVYSGAVFEPERKKSAVSYLNSPLHQGTRKRGRPPKYSSVPDLVSLTPTSPSSPVHPLPLPSPSSGDGDIHEDFCTVCRRSGQLLMCDTCSRVYHLDCLDPPLKTIPKGMWICPKCQDQILKKEEAIPWPGTLAIVHSYIAYKEAKEEEKQKLMKWSSELKLEREQLEQRVKQLSNSITKCMETKNTILARQKEMQLSLDKVKHLIRLIQAFNFNQALAETEGKDVRVPDRAEAAVSSESPPKANSAEKVKPGSSSASVVTEGSKPEEHGAAGSNQTSGDASSQPDSTVLTADSSPGAGRMERRGRGRG